The proteins below are encoded in one region of Casimicrobium huifangae:
- the alr gene encoding alanine racemase has protein sequence MPRPIVATIDRAALSHNLDVARSLTTGARTWAVVKADAYGHGVLTAASAFADADGLALIEIENAIRLRESGWKKPILLLEGCFSSLDWHAAGEHRLSVVIHSDEQLSEFEATPLARKLDVFLKFNTGMNRLGFRIERARDVAARAEQYEGTGEITLMTHFACADEPDGHLDALARFNAATADLRYARSLANSAACFDFGRVGAGGSAGTAQQDWVRPGIMLYGATPFSHASRSAMSLQLKAAMTVTTEVIAIQSLQPGERVGYGAAYTAKRNERIAVIACGYADGYPRQAPSGTPVLVDGQRAPIAGRVSMDKITVDVTDVPLARVGSQVQLWGDRLAVDEVANAAGTIGYELLTAIAARVPRRIV, from the coding sequence ATGCCACGCCCGATCGTCGCCACCATCGACCGCGCCGCCCTCAGTCACAACCTCGATGTCGCGCGATCGCTGACAACAGGCGCCCGTACCTGGGCGGTGGTGAAGGCGGACGCTTATGGACACGGCGTGCTCACTGCCGCAAGCGCCTTTGCCGACGCCGACGGTCTGGCGCTGATTGAAATCGAAAACGCCATCCGGCTACGCGAAAGCGGCTGGAAGAAGCCGATCCTTTTGCTCGAAGGCTGCTTTTCCTCCCTCGACTGGCATGCTGCCGGCGAGCATCGACTGAGTGTCGTTATTCATAGCGACGAGCAACTGAGCGAATTCGAAGCGACACCGCTCGCGCGCAAGCTTGACGTCTTCCTGAAATTCAATACCGGCATGAACCGGCTGGGCTTTCGCATTGAGCGGGCGCGCGACGTTGCCGCCCGCGCCGAACAATACGAAGGCACCGGCGAGATCACGCTGATGACCCACTTCGCCTGCGCGGACGAGCCAGACGGTCATCTGGACGCCTTGGCCCGCTTCAACGCGGCGACCGCGGATCTGCGGTACGCCCGCTCGCTGGCCAACTCCGCCGCCTGCTTCGACTTCGGTCGCGTCGGCGCGGGCGGCAGCGCCGGCACCGCGCAGCAGGATTGGGTCCGGCCCGGCATCATGCTCTACGGCGCCACGCCGTTCAGCCACGCCAGTCGTAGCGCGATGTCGCTGCAACTCAAGGCAGCGATGACGGTGACCACCGAGGTGATTGCCATCCAGTCGCTCCAGCCTGGCGAGCGAGTCGGCTACGGTGCCGCCTACACCGCGAAGCGCAACGAACGGATCGCGGTCATCGCGTGTGGCTACGCCGACGGCTACCCGCGCCAAGCGCCCAGTGGCACACCGGTGTTGGTGGACGGCCAGCGCGCGCCCATCGCCGGTCGGGTGTCGATGGACAAGATCACGGTGGACGTCACCGACGTGCCGCTGGCCCGCGTCGGCAGCCAGGTGCAACTTTGGGGCGACCGCCTGGCGGTGGACGAAGTTGCCAACGCCGCCGGGACCATCGGCTACGAACTGCTGACTGCGATCGCCGCCCGGGTGCCGCGACGGATTGTTTGA
- a CDS encoding ComEA family DNA-binding protein, translating into MKKIFALLAGFLLAGAAFAAVNINTATKDELDKIPGVGPVRAQAIVDYRTKNGPFKSADDLKKVDGIGDKNFLDMKDKIATSGPTKIDWDTGAKKEAPKADAGKKEDPKAAAGAKEAPKADAGKKDAPKADAKAAAPAAAAPAAAKEAPKADAKKEEPKKDAAKPMSKEEKAAADKAKKEADKKAKAEEKAKKEADKKAKAEEAKKKKEEAAKAKKEAEAKKKADAAKAKEAPAKDAKKDAPKADAPKAEAKKDEPKK; encoded by the coding sequence ATGAAGAAGATCTTTGCTCTGCTCGCAGGCTTTCTGCTCGCAGGCGCTGCGTTCGCCGCAGTTAACATCAACACGGCCACCAAGGACGAGCTGGACAAGATCCCCGGCGTCGGCCCGGTTCGCGCTCAGGCGATCGTTGACTATCGCACCAAGAACGGCCCGTTCAAGTCGGCTGACGACCTGAAAAAGGTGGACGGCATCGGCGACAAGAATTTCCTCGACATGAAGGACAAGATCGCCACGTCCGGCCCGACCAAGATCGATTGGGACACCGGCGCCAAGAAAGAAGCTCCGAAAGCTGACGCAGGCAAGAAAGAAGATCCGAAAGCTGCCGCTGGCGCCAAGGAAGCCCCGAAAGCCGATGCCGGCAAGAAAGATGCTCCGAAAGCTGACGCCAAGGCCGCCGCTCCTGCAGCAGCCGCTCCGGCCGCCGCCAAGGAAGCTCCCAAGGCAGACGCCAAGAAGGAAGAGCCGAAGAAAGACGCCGCCAAGCCGATGAGCAAGGAAGAAAAAGCCGCAGCTGACAAAGCGAAGAAAGAAGCCGACAAGAAAGCCAAGGCCGAAGAAAAGGCCAAGAAAGAAGCCGACAAGAAGGCCAAAGCTGAAGAAGCCAAGAAGAAGAAAGAAGAAGCTGCCAAGGCAAAGAAGGAAGCTGAAGCCAAGAAAAAGGCTGATGCTGCCAAGGCAAAAGAAGCCCCGGCCAAGGATGCCAAGAAAGATGCACCGAAAGCCGACGCTCCGAAGGCTGAAGCCAAAAAAGACGAGCCGAAGAAGTAA
- the msrA gene encoding peptide-methionine (S)-S-oxide reductase MsrA, whose product MGLFGKSTAMVNAASALPGRNTTMPVPATHYENGHRIVPPFPDGMQLAQFAMGCFWGAERAFWGLPGVYSTAVGYAGGYTPNPTYQEVCSGQTGHTEMVLVVYDPAQVSYGELLKTFWEAHDPTQGMRQGNDIGSQYRSAIYCYSGEQRAQADATREQFQVALAKRGYGAITTEIRGGKPGDETPPFYYAEEYHQQYLAKNPGGYCGLAGTGASCALPTGVTAGS is encoded by the coding sequence ATGGGACTGTTCGGAAAATCCACTGCCATGGTGAACGCGGCCTCCGCGCTGCCCGGCCGCAACACAACGATGCCGGTGCCGGCAACTCACTACGAGAACGGTCATCGCATCGTGCCGCCGTTTCCGGACGGCATGCAACTCGCGCAGTTTGCGATGGGTTGCTTCTGGGGCGCCGAGCGGGCGTTTTGGGGGCTGCCGGGTGTGTATTCCACGGCGGTGGGTTATGCCGGCGGCTACACGCCGAACCCGACCTATCAAGAGGTTTGCAGCGGGCAAACCGGGCACACCGAGATGGTGCTGGTGGTCTATGACCCCGCACAGGTCAGCTACGGCGAATTGCTGAAGACTTTCTGGGAGGCGCACGACCCGACTCAGGGCATGCGGCAGGGCAACGACATCGGCAGCCAGTACCGCTCGGCGATTTACTGTTACAGCGGCGAACAACGCGCCCAGGCCGACGCCACGCGCGAGCAGTTCCAGGTGGCGCTGGCAAAGCGCGGATACGGCGCAATCACCACCGAAATCCGCGGCGGCAAGCCCGGTGACGAGACGCCACCCTTCTACTACGCCGAGGAATACCACCAGCAATATCTGGCGAAAAACCCGGGCGGGTACTGCGGCCTGGCCGGGACCGGCGCGAGCTGTGCGCTGCCGACCGGTGTGACAGCGGGAAGTTGA
- the lplT gene encoding lysophospholipid transporter LplT, with translation MQRGFYTIMAAQFFSSLADNALFVAAVELLRYDGAPEWQRAALVPLFALFYVVLAPFVGAFADRFPKGKVMLVSNAIKVVGCLLMLFGTHPLMSYAIVGLGAAAYSPAKYGILTELLPPSQLVKANGWIEGLTIASIILGVVLGGALVGNRVGDWLLDIDVPFIEFDIATAPEAALACLIFVYVIAAVFNMRIPHTGVAMQPMPDLRHLLPEFWTCNARLWRDKLGQISLATTTLFWGAGANLKYIVLAWAAAAMAYSTSQASALQGVVAIGTAVGAVYASVKMTLDRATNVIPLGIGMGLVVILMVFINHLWVAVPFLILLGALGGYLVVPMNALLQHRGHMLMGAGRSIAVQNFNEQTAILAFGGFYAGMTALGLSAYTAITLFGLLVAGMMYLVRRRHQFNLTHHHAEVDRLLAIARSDKH, from the coding sequence ATGCAGCGCGGTTTTTACACGATCATGGCGGCGCAGTTTTTCAGCTCGCTGGCCGATAACGCGCTATTTGTTGCCGCTGTCGAACTGCTCCGTTATGACGGTGCACCGGAGTGGCAGCGCGCGGCGCTGGTGCCGCTGTTCGCGCTGTTCTACGTGGTGCTGGCACCGTTTGTTGGCGCCTTTGCCGACCGCTTTCCGAAGGGCAAAGTGATGCTGGTGTCGAACGCCATCAAGGTGGTTGGCTGCCTGCTGATGCTGTTTGGCACCCATCCGCTGATGTCGTACGCCATCGTTGGTCTTGGTGCTGCGGCGTACTCGCCAGCGAAATACGGCATCCTGACCGAATTGCTGCCGCCATCACAACTGGTCAAGGCCAACGGCTGGATTGAGGGCCTGACCATCGCGTCGATCATTCTGGGCGTGGTGCTTGGCGGCGCGCTGGTGGGCAATCGGGTCGGCGACTGGCTGCTCGATATCGACGTGCCGTTCATCGAATTCGACATCGCGACGGCACCGGAGGCGGCGCTGGCCTGCCTGATCTTTGTCTACGTGATTGCGGCGGTGTTCAACATGCGCATTCCGCACACCGGCGTGGCCATGCAGCCGATGCCCGACCTGCGTCATTTGCTGCCCGAGTTCTGGACCTGCAACGCCCGCCTGTGGCGCGACAAGCTGGGCCAAATCTCGCTGGCAACGACCACGCTGTTCTGGGGCGCCGGCGCCAACCTCAAGTACATCGTGCTGGCCTGGGCGGCAGCCGCGATGGCCTACAGCACCAGCCAGGCGTCGGCGCTGCAGGGCGTCGTGGCCATTGGCACTGCAGTCGGCGCGGTGTACGCGTCAGTGAAGATGACACTCGACCGCGCCACCAACGTCATTCCGCTGGGCATTGGCATGGGCCTCGTGGTGATCCTGATGGTGTTCATCAATCACCTCTGGGTAGCGGTGCCGTTCCTGATCCTGCTTGGCGCGCTGGGTGGCTATCTGGTGGTGCCGATGAACGCGCTGTTACAGCATCGTGGCCACATGCTGATGGGGGCTGGGCGCTCAATCGCGGTGCAGAACTTCAATGAGCAGACGGCGATTCTGGCGTTTGGCGGGTTTTACGCCGGGATGACCGCGCTGGGCCTGTCGGCCTACACGGCGATCACGCTATTCGGCCTGCTGGTCGCCGGCATGATGTACCTGGTTCGTCGCCGCCATCAGTTCAACCTGACCCATCACCACGCTGAGGTTGATCGCCTGCTGGCAATCGCCCGCAGCGACAAACACTGA